The following are from one region of the Thermoproteales archaeon genome:
- a CDS encoding GNAT family N-acetyltransferase, with protein sequence MKKTVEVTIKPIDDPEKYWEVVDVSIDAWGMKDYRDAVPAHMMKAIADNGGLVLAAFEGNKIVGFVLGILAMDNQGKLHHYSHQLAVRRKYRGTGVAIALKLAQRRHVLNQGLDLVTWTFDPQQGRNAKFNFAKLGVICRKFYRNYYGILQDEINRGLVTDRFKVKWWIKSKRVEKRINGRFPPPKMEDVEDLAEPVVETEKIVQNVRKIKKVNLDAKNDVLLVEVPGNVDKVREYSLELANNWRIGLRPVFEKYFSEGYIATEFISHVENGERRNFYMLWKAPLEKILEGEAPWR encoded by the coding sequence ATGAAAAAAACGGTAGAAGTTACCATAAAGCCGATCGACGACCCGGAAAAATACTGGGAGGTAGTAGATGTTTCCATCGATGCCTGGGGCATGAAAGACTATAGAGACGCTGTTCCCGCGCATATGATGAAAGCCATAGCCGACAATGGAGGCTTAGTGCTTGCCGCGTTTGAAGGCAATAAAATAGTCGGCTTTGTCCTCGGCATACTGGCTATGGATAATCAAGGAAAACTACACCATTACTCCCACCAGCTCGCCGTCAGGAGAAAATATAGAGGCACTGGAGTGGCAATCGCGTTAAAACTAGCCCAGAGAAGACACGTTTTAAACCAGGGATTAGACCTGGTTACTTGGACTTTCGATCCACAACAAGGCAGAAATGCAAAGTTTAACTTCGCCAAGCTTGGGGTAATATGCAGAAAATTCTACAGGAACTACTATGGAATATTACAAGACGAGATAAATAGAGGTCTAGTAACCGACCGCTTTAAAGTAAAATGGTGGATTAAAAGTAAGAGAGTTGAAAAACGCATAAACGGCAGATTCCCACCGCCAAAAATGGAAGATGTCGAAGACCTAGCTGAGCCAGTAGTAGAAACTGAGAAAATAGTCCAAAACGTGAGAAAAATAAAAAAGGTAAACTTAGACGCTAAGAACGATGTTTTGCTAGTTGAAGTTCCGGGTAACGTAGACAAGGTTAGAGAATATAGCCTCGAACTGGCGAACAATTGGAGGATAGGGCTTAGACCAGTTTTTGAAAAATACTTTTCTGAAGGCTATATAGCTACAGAATTTATCTCCCACGTAGAAAACGGGGAAAGGAGAAACTTCTACATGCTATGGAAGGCACCTCTCGAAAAAATACTTGAAGGTGAAGCCCCGTGGAGATAA
- the surE gene encoding 5'/3'-nucleotidase SurE — protein sequence MKRILITNDDGLYSPGLELLYNAVRDLGEAYVIVPETPKSASGLGITLHKPLRINEVKFEDTRAFLINGTPSDIIYMALKTITGPVDLVVSGVNIGDNTSIQVILSSGTVGAAAQAALEGIPAVAFSVAVVKGEALFSDRKFYESIKKCIKEIVYEILENGFPSGIDILNVNFPDSPSYEVKVARPARVRFVNIVEKRIDPRGGVYYWLYGEPVKPEKGTDVYVVLVEKKVALTPISLNFYIIDHRNVISFVNRVNERLR from the coding sequence GTGAAGCGTATTTTAATTACGAACGACGACGGGCTATACAGCCCCGGTCTCGAACTGCTTTATAACGCGGTTAGAGATCTGGGCGAGGCCTACGTTATCGTGCCCGAAACGCCTAAATCTGCTAGCGGGCTAGGCATTACTCTACATAAGCCTCTTAGGATTAACGAAGTGAAATTCGAGGATACCCGCGCCTTCCTAATCAACGGCACGCCGAGCGATATAATCTACATGGCTTTGAAAACTATAACCGGCCCCGTGGACCTGGTAGTTTCCGGCGTGAACATAGGCGATAACACTAGTATCCAAGTGATATTGTCATCTGGCACTGTCGGCGCTGCTGCTCAAGCTGCTTTAGAAGGCATCCCCGCCGTAGCCTTCTCAGTCGCAGTTGTTAAGGGCGAAGCTCTATTTTCAGATAGGAAGTTCTATGAATCCATCAAGAAATGCATAAAGGAAATCGTATACGAGATTCTTGAAAACGGTTTCCCCTCGGGCATCGATATTTTAAACGTTAATTTTCCCGACTCCCCGTCTTACGAGGTTAAAGTTGCGCGGCCTGCTAGAGTAAGATTTGTTAACATTGTAGAGAAGAGAATTGACCCTAGGGGAGGCGTGTACTATTGGCTATACGGCGAGCCCGTAAAGCCGGAGAAAGGCACAGACGTTTACGTGGTTCTTGTCGAGAAAAAAGTCGCTCTAACGCCGATATCGCTTAATTTCTACATTATTGACCACCGGAACGTTATAAGTTTCGTAAACAGAGTTAATGAACGTTTACGCTAG
- the menC gene encoding o-succinylbenzoate synthase, with amino-acid sequence MEIRKIEVYELEMKLKEYFETSFGSVQTRPVILVKVEEKNGEEGWGEVVAGEGPWYNYESYETSLIILDKYLIPIMLQASEVSARNAWNLMKKVRGYNAAKAGLETAIWDLESKLHGKPLYKYIGGAKKRIPSGVSIGIKESVDRLLSIISRRLEEGYIRIKIKIKPGWDLEILETIRSQFPDIPLQVDANAAYTLKDINTLRQLDNYNLLMVEQPLHYEDLADHAVLARKLSTPICLDESIVSIYDAKAAYKLGSAEIINIKPGRVGGYTPSIEIHDFAKATGIGLWVGGMLETGVGRGHQVALATLENFTYPNDISASSRYWEKDIVEPEWEMKNGYIEAPEKPGIGVEVLQDHIEKISKRKREYR; translated from the coding sequence GTGGAGATAAGAAAGATAGAAGTCTACGAGCTGGAAATGAAGCTTAAAGAGTATTTCGAGACAAGCTTCGGCAGCGTACAAACTAGGCCAGTAATACTGGTCAAGGTAGAAGAGAAAAACGGCGAGGAGGGATGGGGGGAAGTCGTCGCCGGAGAGGGGCCATGGTACAACTACGAATCCTATGAAACCTCTCTAATCATACTAGACAAATACCTCATACCAATCATGCTACAGGCTAGCGAAGTATCGGCGAGAAACGCATGGAACCTAATGAAGAAAGTAAGAGGCTACAACGCTGCAAAGGCGGGGCTTGAAACTGCAATATGGGATTTAGAGTCTAAGCTCCATGGCAAGCCCCTCTACAAGTACATTGGCGGAGCTAAGAAGCGGATACCGTCAGGGGTTAGCATAGGAATAAAAGAAAGCGTGGACAGGCTACTATCTATAATATCTAGAAGGCTAGAGGAAGGCTATATACGCATAAAAATCAAAATCAAACCCGGCTGGGACCTAGAAATACTGGAAACCATTAGAAGCCAGTTTCCAGACATACCACTGCAAGTAGACGCGAACGCCGCCTACACTCTCAAAGACATAAATACTCTCAGACAGCTAGACAATTACAACCTGCTAATGGTCGAGCAGCCACTACACTATGAAGACCTAGCCGACCACGCCGTATTAGCTAGAAAACTATCGACGCCGATATGCCTAGACGAGAGCATTGTGAGCATCTACGACGCCAAGGCTGCGTATAAGCTAGGCTCGGCGGAGATAATCAACATAAAACCTGGAAGAGTTGGAGGATATACTCCAAGCATAGAAATACACGACTTCGCTAAGGCAACCGGCATAGGCTTATGGGTTGGAGGCATGCTGGAAACCGGGGTCGGTAGAGGGCATCAGGTAGCCTTGGCGACGCTGGAAAACTTCACATATCCAAACGATATATCGGCAAGCAGCCGATACTGGGAAAAAGACATCGTAGAGCCGGAGTGGGAGATGAAAAACGGGTATATCGAAGCACCTGAAAAACCGGGGATAGGCGTCGAAGTACTCCAAGACCATATAGAAAAAATCTCAAAAAGAAAAAGGGAATACCGTTAA